The nucleotide sequence CGCGGTACCACCGTCTCCGACCTATCGGCTCAGGCTCGCCACCGCCGAGGAGATATGACGGTCCGTCCTATCTTTCAGCGTCATCATCTCCTCGCAGAGCTTGACGATGTCCATCTCGAGCCCCTGGGCCAGCCGGATGATGTTCACCAGAGTGATGTTGCGCTCACCCCGCTCGATGCTGCCGATGTACGTCCGGTG is from bacterium and encodes:
- a CDS encoding helix-turn-helix transcriptional regulator is translated as MDHKLALGVTVRRHRLRLGLSQEKLAKRTGLHRTYIGSIERGERNITLVNIIRLAQGLEMDIVKLCEEMMTLKDRTDRHISSAVASLSR